The Chelatococcus sp. HY11 genome includes a window with the following:
- a CDS encoding error-prone DNA polymerase, producing the protein MPDDIIPPPLLYGDPVAATHFSFLRGTSHPADMVRRAAALGQNGIGVADRNTVAGVVRAYVPVRDAARAYAKENAGAALPFKLLVGARLAFTDGTPDIVVYPADRDGWGRLCRLLTVGNRRGLKGECLLTRDDLIADTRNLLLILMPPRDIRACADVLPILAEAAPGALWLGATRPQRGADRRRLLDLKALAAVHDVPLIATTDALYATPEERPLQDVVTCIREGLKIASPGRILEANAERHLKAPEEMARLFRDVPEAIAETQHLFARSDFCLSQLKYDYPEEPVPPGKTPQGHLEDLVWRRAELRYPEGTPAKVEALLKQELAFIAEMDYARYFLTIHDIVRFADDKGILCQGRGSAANSVVCFILGITNVDPEQIDVLFARFLSKERDEPPDIDVDFEHERREEVIQHIYERYGRERAGIAATVICYRPRSAIREVGKVFGLSEDVTAALASTVWGSHGEELPEGHIRQAGHQPLNPEIARAVHFANRLMGAPRHLSQHVGGFVLTRGRLDETVPIGNAAMPERTFIEWDRDDIDVLGLMKVDVLALGMLTCIRKALVLLKDEKGREESLSSIEADDQKVYDMLCRGDSIGLFQVESRAQMSMLPRLKPREFYDLVIQVAIVRPGPIQGNMVHPYLRRRAKKEAVVFPSPGPGYPQDELEDVLGKTEGVPLFQEQAMRLAIVAADFTPDEANGLRRAMATFRHVGTIHTFKAKMIEGMVRRGYERDFAERCFAQIEGFGSYGFPESHAAAFAHLVYISAWIKCHYPDVFACALLNSQPMGFYAPAQIVRDAREHDVEVRAVDINASHWDNTLEACSGGKHALRLGLRQLDGFQKTWAATLASRRGMGFPDLETLARRTALPRRALEILADADACRSIGLDRREAAWAVRRLPDSVPLPLFAAADAAELAAEPDVHLPAMPLPEHVIADYQTARLSLKAHPVHFLRPLYRREGLLSCEEVRQSRNGLWARTAGIVLVRQRPGQGNVVFITLEDETGIANIVVWANLFARFRGEVMGARIIEVAGQIQRSEDDVVHVIARRLTDRSRDLGHLREGEDLQDDGAVRRAARTGGHPRNVRILPRSRDFH; encoded by the coding sequence ATGCCGGACGACATCATCCCGCCCCCTCTTCTTTATGGCGATCCGGTCGCCGCCACGCATTTCTCCTTCCTGCGCGGCACCTCGCATCCGGCCGATATGGTCCGGCGCGCCGCCGCGCTCGGCCAGAACGGCATCGGCGTCGCGGATCGCAACACCGTGGCCGGGGTCGTGCGCGCCTATGTGCCGGTGCGGGATGCCGCGCGCGCCTATGCCAAGGAGAATGCTGGCGCCGCCCTGCCCTTCAAGCTCCTGGTCGGCGCCCGCCTTGCCTTCACCGACGGCACACCTGACATCGTCGTCTATCCCGCCGATCGCGATGGCTGGGGTCGCCTCTGCCGGCTGCTCACGGTCGGCAACCGGCGCGGCCTCAAAGGTGAATGCCTCCTCACCCGCGATGACCTCATCGCCGACACGCGCAACCTCCTCCTCATCCTCATGCCGCCGCGCGACATCAGGGCTTGCGCCGACGTGCTGCCCATCCTGGCGGAGGCCGCCCCCGGGGCGCTGTGGCTCGGCGCCACCCGGCCCCAGCGCGGGGCGGACCGTCGGCGCCTCCTCGACCTGAAGGCACTGGCGGCCGTCCATGACGTGCCGCTCATCGCCACCACTGACGCGCTCTATGCAACGCCTGAGGAACGCCCCTTGCAGGATGTGGTCACCTGCATCCGCGAGGGGCTGAAGATCGCCAGCCCCGGGCGCATCCTGGAAGCCAATGCCGAGCGCCATCTCAAGGCGCCGGAGGAGATGGCGCGCCTGTTCCGGGACGTCCCGGAGGCCATCGCCGAGACCCAGCATCTCTTTGCCCGCTCGGATTTCTGCCTGTCGCAGCTCAAATATGATTATCCCGAGGAGCCGGTGCCGCCGGGCAAGACGCCTCAGGGTCATCTGGAGGATCTCGTCTGGCGGCGCGCGGAGCTACGTTATCCCGAGGGCACGCCCGCGAAGGTGGAGGCATTGCTCAAACAGGAACTCGCCTTCATCGCCGAGATGGACTATGCGCGCTACTTCCTGACGATCCACGACATCGTGCGCTTCGCCGATGATAAGGGCATCCTCTGCCAGGGACGCGGCTCGGCCGCCAATTCAGTGGTCTGCTTCATCCTCGGCATCACCAATGTCGATCCCGAACAGATCGATGTGCTCTTCGCGCGCTTCCTCTCCAAGGAGCGTGACGAGCCGCCGGATATCGACGTCGATTTCGAGCATGAGCGACGCGAGGAGGTCATCCAGCATATCTATGAGCGCTATGGCCGCGAGCGCGCCGGCATTGCCGCGACGGTCATCTGCTATCGCCCGCGCAGCGCCATCCGCGAGGTCGGCAAGGTCTTCGGTCTGAGCGAGGATGTCACCGCCGCGCTCGCCTCGACGGTCTGGGGCAGCCATGGCGAGGAACTGCCGGAGGGCCATATCCGCCAGGCCGGGCACCAGCCCCTCAATCCGGAGATCGCGCGGGCTGTCCATTTCGCCAATCGCCTCATGGGCGCGCCGCGCCATCTCTCCCAACATGTGGGCGGCTTCGTCCTCACGCGCGGCCGGCTCGACGAGACCGTGCCCATCGGCAATGCGGCCATGCCGGAGCGCACCTTCATCGAATGGGACCGAGACGACATCGACGTACTCGGCCTGATGAAGGTCGACGTGCTGGCGCTCGGCATGCTCACCTGCATCCGCAAGGCGCTGGTGCTGCTCAAGGATGAGAAGGGCCGAGAGGAATCGCTATCCTCGATCGAGGCTGACGACCAAAAGGTCTACGACATGCTGTGCCGGGGCGATTCGATCGGCCTCTTCCAGGTGGAAAGCCGGGCCCAGATGAGCATGCTGCCACGCCTGAAGCCCCGGGAGTTCTACGATCTCGTCATTCAGGTGGCGATCGTCAGGCCCGGCCCTATCCAGGGCAATATGGTACATCCCTATCTGCGCCGACGGGCCAAGAAGGAAGCTGTTGTCTTCCCCTCGCCGGGGCCGGGCTATCCTCAGGATGAGCTTGAGGATGTCCTAGGCAAAACCGAAGGCGTGCCGCTGTTCCAGGAACAGGCGATGAGGCTCGCCATCGTCGCGGCCGATTTCACACCGGACGAGGCCAATGGACTGCGCCGCGCCATGGCCACCTTCCGCCATGTCGGCACCATCCACACCTTCAAGGCCAAGATGATCGAGGGCATGGTGCGGCGCGGCTATGAGCGCGACTTCGCCGAGCGGTGCTTCGCGCAGATCGAGGGCTTCGGCAGCTACGGCTTTCCCGAAAGCCATGCCGCCGCCTTCGCCCATCTCGTCTATATCTCGGCCTGGATCAAATGCCATTACCCCGACGTCTTCGCCTGCGCGCTCCTCAATTCCCAGCCCATGGGCTTCTATGCCCCGGCGCAGATCGTGCGGGATGCGCGCGAGCATGATGTTGAAGTCCGCGCCGTCGATATCAATGCGAGCCACTGGGACAACACCTTGGAGGCTTGCTCAGGGGGAAAACACGCTTTGCGCCTCGGCCTGCGCCAGCTTGACGGCTTCCAGAAGACCTGGGCAGCGACGCTCGCCAGCCGCCGCGGCATGGGCTTTCCCGATCTTGAAACGCTCGCCCGGCGCACCGCCCTGCCCCGCCGCGCCCTGGAGATCCTGGCTGATGCCGATGCCTGCCGCTCGATAGGCCTGGACCGGCGTGAAGCGGCCTGGGCTGTGCGCCGCTTGCCCGACAGTGTGCCTCTCCCGCTGTTCGCCGCCGCGGATGCGGCCGAACTGGCGGCCGAGCCGGATGTTCACCTGCCAGCCATGCCGCTTCCCGAACATGTCATCGCCGATTATCAGACGGCCCGGCTATCCTTGAAGGCGCATCCCGTCCATTTCCTGCGCCCGCTCTACCGACGTGAGGGCCTCCTCTCCTGCGAGGAGGTGCGACAGAGCCGCAACGGCCTCTGGGCGCGCACGGCCGGGATCGTGCTGGTGCGCCAGCGTCCAGGCCAGGGCAATGTCGTGTTCATAACCCTCGAGGACGAAACAGGCATCGCCAATATCGTGGTCTGGGCCAATCTCTTCGCGCGCTTTCGTGGCGAGGTCATGGGCGCGCGCATCATCGAGGTCGCCGGGCAGATCCAGCGCAGCGAGGACGATGTCGTCCATGTCATCGCCCGACGGCTAACCGACCGCAGCCGCGATCTCGGCCACCTCCGCGAGGGAGAAGACCTTCAGGATGATGGCGCTGTGAGACGGGCCGCACGAACGGGCGGCCACCCGCGCAATGTCCGGATCCTGCCGCGCTCACGCGACTTTCATTGA
- a CDS encoding DNA polymerase Y family protein: MATAVSSTPARPAGDGPRAEAACPAPPLVVVAKIKSALRIVQADAHARRLGLRPGLTLADARARVPHLILADEDQRADLALRDHIADWCDRYTPLVGLDGEDGLQLDITGCAHLFGGEAELRDDLMARLAAQGFTALSAIADTPDAARAVARHGRGGLVPSGQEKDAVRPLPVAALGLEGQSLRALTRAGLTTIGDLASRPRAPLAARFGADLVNRLARTLGEAQHPISPRRPVPELIATRRFAEPIALMDTVLATLRGLGRELEAMLAERGAGGRHFEASLYRADGAIRRVRIETGRPLRDAAIVMKLLSERIAALADPIDPGFGFDMIRLDVLAAETMTTVQSGLDGRQRDTESLADLIDRLSVRYGQARVLRFTPEDSHVPERMARLVPAIAPGGRPDKSGTAWLQNLAGTGLAGGGLAGDPPAQPFCLFDPPQPIETLAEVPDGPPLRFLWRRILHEIAAAEGPERIAPEWWREAEGALTRDYFRVEDRNGHRFWLFREGLYAVEIKHPRWFLHGLFA, encoded by the coding sequence ATGGCGACAGCCGTGTCGAGCACCCCAGCCAGACCGGCCGGAGACGGGCCGCGGGCTGAGGCCGCTTGTCCCGCGCCTCCCCTTGTCGTCGTCGCCAAGATCAAGAGCGCCCTGCGCATCGTCCAGGCCGATGCCCACGCACGTAGGCTTGGACTGCGACCTGGCCTTACCCTGGCTGATGCCCGTGCGCGCGTGCCCCATCTCATTCTGGCCGATGAGGATCAGAGGGCGGATCTTGCCCTGCGCGATCACATCGCTGACTGGTGTGATCGCTATACGCCGCTGGTCGGTCTCGATGGCGAGGACGGCCTCCAGCTCGATATCACCGGTTGCGCGCATCTCTTCGGGGGCGAGGCTGAATTGCGCGACGATCTCATGGCACGCCTGGCGGCGCAGGGCTTTACCGCCTTGAGCGCCATCGCCGATACGCCCGATGCGGCGCGGGCCGTCGCCCGCCACGGCCGGGGAGGGCTCGTTCCCTCAGGCCAGGAAAAGGACGCCGTCCGCCCCCTACCCGTCGCGGCCCTCGGCCTGGAGGGGCAGAGCCTCCGCGCCCTCACCCGCGCCGGCCTCACCACCATCGGCGATCTCGCCAGCCGGCCGCGTGCCCCGCTCGCCGCGCGGTTTGGCGCGGATCTCGTCAACCGGCTGGCCCGCACCCTTGGCGAGGCCCAGCATCCCATCTCGCCGCGCCGGCCTGTGCCGGAGCTCATCGCGACACGTCGCTTCGCCGAGCCGATCGCCCTCATGGATACGGTGCTGGCAACCTTGCGCGGGCTGGGGCGGGAGCTGGAGGCCATGCTGGCGGAGCGGGGCGCCGGCGGGCGCCATTTCGAGGCTTCCCTCTATCGGGCGGATGGCGCCATCCGCCGCGTCCGGATCGAGACGGGACGCCCCCTGCGCGACGCTGCCATCGTGATGAAACTGTTGTCCGAGAGGATAGCCGCCCTCGCCGATCCGATCGACCCGGGTTTCGGCTTCGACATGATACGCCTTGACGTTCTCGCCGCCGAGACCATGACCACGGTCCAGAGCGGCCTCGACGGCCGCCAGCGTGACACGGAAAGCCTGGCCGATCTCATCGACCGGCTGAGTGTGCGCTATGGCCAGGCACGGGTTCTGCGCTTCACGCCTGAGGACAGCCATGTCCCGGAGCGCATGGCGCGCCTCGTTCCGGCGATCGCCCCTGGCGGCAGGCCGGACAAATCCGGGACAGCCTGGCTCCAGAATCTGGCCGGCACTGGCTTGGCCGGCGGTGGTCTCGCCGGTGATCCCCCGGCCCAGCCGTTCTGCCTGTTCGATCCGCCGCAGCCCATTGAGACCCTGGCCGAGGTGCCGGATGGGCCGCCGCTGCGCTTCCTGTGGCGGCGGATCTTACATGAAATCGCCGCCGCCGAAGGGCCGGAACGCATCGCGCCGGAATGGTGGCGCGAGGCTGAGGGCGCGCTGACCCGCGATTATTTCCGGGTCGAGGACCGCAACGGCCACCGCTTCTGGCTGTTCCGCGAGGGCCTCTATGCGGTGGAGATCAAGCATCCCCGCTGGTTCCTGCACGGCCTGTTTGCCTGA
- a CDS encoding protein-L-isoaspartate O-methyltransferase produces the protein MNDFARLRRTMVDNQVRTYDVTSRGLLAVLEDAPRELFLPEGQEDLAYSDQNLVFGDAAGGRYCMLAPMILARLIQALDIAPGARVLDVGSGFGYSALIMSRLGAEVVAVAGGQELAEEARRRLEACQASGIDVVIGDVASGHVARAPYDAILVNGAFEVLPDALKEQLSDGGQLAGIDGASGAGKAVVYRRSGVSFGRRALFEASAPILPGFAKAAAFDF, from the coding sequence ATGAATGACTTCGCGCGGTTGCGCCGGACCATGGTGGATAATCAGGTCCGAACCTATGATGTCACGAGTCGTGGTCTGCTCGCTGTCCTCGAGGATGCGCCTCGTGAATTGTTCCTGCCGGAGGGGCAGGAGGATTTAGCCTATAGCGACCAGAATCTGGTGTTCGGCGATGCCGCCGGCGGTCGTTATTGCATGCTCGCGCCGATGATACTGGCGCGCCTCATTCAAGCTCTCGATATCGCGCCCGGGGCCCGTGTTCTCGATGTGGGGAGTGGCTTTGGTTATAGCGCTCTCATCATGTCCCGGCTCGGTGCCGAGGTTGTCGCAGTTGCCGGTGGACAAGAGCTGGCGGAAGAGGCGCGGAGACGGCTAGAAGCTTGTCAGGCCTCGGGAATCGACGTCGTAATCGGAGACGTTGCGTCAGGTCACGTGGCCCGCGCGCCCTATGATGCCATTCTCGTCAACGGGGCGTTCGAGGTGTTGCCCGACGCCTTGAAAGAGCAGTTGTCCGATGGGGGGCAGCTTGCCGGGATCGACGGAGCCAGCGGTGCTGGTAAAGCTGTCGTATATCGGCGCAGCGGAGTTTCGTTCGGTCGCCGCGCTCTGTTCGAGGCATCGGCCCCTATTCTCCCAGGCTTCGCCAAGGCTGCTGCGTTTGATTTCTAA
- a CDS encoding TolC family outer membrane protein: MAGTIRATGSHALRLGLLVGAAWAFPLSGVHAETLYGALGKAYTANPTLNMQRASLRATNEGVPQALSGYRPTITGLANAGVQSSNFQIPAGVTAAGGGEAAWSTLYPRGLTLQINQNIFTGGRTMNSVRQAEAAVQAGREQLRFQEQSILYDGAQAYMNVLQDTAVLSLQRNNVEVLEEQLRQTRDRFNVGEVTRTDVAQAEAALATGHAQEAAAAATLKSSIATYRQIIGDDPRQLAPGQPVEKFLPRNVDAAVKVALGAHPAIIAGLHSVDAQEFQVKILEAQLLPQLGVTGSVSRTYDNSYRNDLRTSASVVAQLNVPIYEGGLVYSQVRQAKEQVGQARIQVDVTREQVRQQVIASWAALDSAKQQIAASQSAVEANEIALAGVREEAKVGQRTTLDVLNAQQTLLSSRVQLVRAQRDRIVASYNVLGSIGRLSVTTLGVRVTKYDAKKHYEQVRDKWGGLQTPDGR, from the coding sequence GTGGCAGGAACAATCCGAGCTACAGGCAGTCATGCTCTTCGTCTTGGCCTTCTCGTGGGGGCGGCGTGGGCATTTCCACTGTCGGGTGTCCATGCTGAAACGCTCTATGGCGCCCTCGGCAAGGCCTATACCGCCAATCCGACGCTCAATATGCAGCGGGCATCGCTGCGGGCGACCAACGAAGGTGTGCCGCAGGCCCTGTCAGGTTATCGGCCGACGATCACGGGATTGGCGAATGCCGGTGTGCAGAGTTCCAACTTCCAGATACCGGCCGGGGTGACCGCCGCAGGAGGCGGCGAGGCGGCCTGGAGCACGCTTTATCCACGGGGGCTGACGCTCCAGATCAACCAGAACATTTTCACGGGCGGCAGGACCATGAACTCCGTCCGCCAGGCCGAGGCGGCCGTGCAGGCTGGCCGCGAGCAGCTGCGCTTCCAGGAACAATCGATCCTGTATGATGGCGCGCAGGCCTATATGAACGTGCTCCAGGATACCGCTGTGCTCAGCCTGCAGCGCAACAACGTCGAGGTGCTCGAGGAGCAGCTGCGTCAGACGCGGGACCGCTTCAACGTCGGCGAGGTGACCCGGACCGACGTGGCGCAGGCCGAGGCTGCGCTTGCCACCGGACATGCCCAGGAAGCCGCGGCTGCCGCCACGCTGAAAAGCAGCATCGCGACTTATCGCCAGATTATCGGCGATGATCCGCGCCAGCTGGCGCCGGGGCAGCCCGTCGAGAAGTTCCTGCCGCGCAACGTTGATGCCGCGGTGAAGGTTGCGCTTGGCGCCCATCCGGCGATCATTGCCGGGCTCCACAGTGTCGATGCCCAGGAATTCCAGGTCAAGATTCTGGAGGCTCAGCTGCTTCCGCAGCTTGGCGTCACCGGTTCCGTATCGCGCACCTATGACAACAGCTATCGCAACGATCTAAGGACATCCGCGTCCGTGGTCGCCCAGCTCAATGTGCCGATCTATGAGGGCGGCTTGGTGTACTCTCAGGTCCGCCAGGCCAAGGAGCAGGTGGGGCAGGCGCGCATCCAGGTCGATGTGACGCGCGAACAGGTCCGCCAGCAGGTGATCGCGTCTTGGGCGGCCCTCGATTCCGCCAAGCAGCAGATCGCCGCGTCGCAGTCGGCGGTCGAGGCCAACGAGATTGCCCTGGCCGGTGTTCGTGAAGAGGCAAAGGTCGGCCAGCGCACGACCCTCGACGTTCTGAACGCCCAGCAGACCCTGCTCAGCTCGCGCGTGCAACTTGTCCGCGCCCAGCGTGATCGCATCGTTGCATCTTACAACGTGCTCGGCTCCATCGGCCGGCTTTCGGTCACGACGCTTGGCGTCAGGGTGACGAAGTACGACGCGAAGAAGCACTACGAGCAGGTGCGTGACAAGTGGGGCGGTCTCCAGACGCCAGACGGCCGCTGA
- a CDS encoding DUF2497 domain-containing protein, whose product MSSANPKLHDAASDMARADAARGAEPSMDEILASIRRIIADDQAQGFAGPARRSPPPEAYAAERGEPRPDPRPEVRVEPRRPSRPLLEGAPDMRLGDADRLARAPKSLNETVEVRSPAPPVMREPAPHTFNPPPAEAVLRAQAVPAETPDPAPKLRRSEGADIAERLLSPHSHASVSTAFDALASSAAQHVSPSMEDFVREMLRPMLKSWLDENLPSLVERLVRQEIERVARGPGQR is encoded by the coding sequence ATGAGCTCAGCTAATCCCAAACTCCATGATGCAGCTTCAGACATGGCCCGGGCCGACGCGGCACGTGGTGCGGAGCCCTCGATGGACGAGATCCTGGCATCCATCCGTCGCATCATCGCCGACGATCAGGCGCAGGGATTCGCGGGGCCAGCCCGTCGCAGCCCGCCGCCGGAGGCTTATGCCGCGGAGCGTGGTGAACCGCGTCCCGATCCCAGGCCGGAAGTGCGGGTGGAGCCGCGCCGCCCGTCTCGTCCTCTCCTTGAAGGAGCGCCCGACATGCGACTTGGCGATGCGGACCGTTTGGCTCGAGCACCGAAAAGTCTCAACGAGACCGTCGAGGTGAGGTCTCCGGCTCCTCCCGTCATGCGCGAGCCCGCGCCGCATACTTTCAATCCTCCGCCCGCGGAGGCCGTTCTGCGTGCGCAGGCCGTCCCGGCCGAGACCCCGGATCCGGCACCGAAGCTTCGCCGCAGCGAGGGCGCCGACATCGCCGAGCGCCTGCTTTCCCCGCATAGCCATGCTTCCGTTTCCACCGCTTTCGATGCCTTGGCTTCATCGGCCGCGCAGCATGTCAGCCCGTCCATGGAAGATTTCGTGCGGGAGATGCTCCGGCCGATGCTGAAGTCCTGGCTGGACGAGAATCTCCCATCGCTGGTCGAGCGTCTCGTCAGGCAGGAAATCGAGCGCGTGGCGCGGGGACCGGGCCAGCGCTGA